In the Sphingobacterium sp. PCS056 genome, TCTCGTACAGGTGCTTTATTAGTCTTTTCTAAATACTTTGATGAGGAATATTACCAAAGCAGTGGTGAATATATTGATGCACATATCTCTAAGCGTTTAATAGAAAGTATTTTTAATAAAAATAGCCCTTTACATGATGGAGCTGTTGTTGTAGTAGATTTTAAAATTATGTCAGCTTCTTGTATTTTACCTTTATCAGATAGCGAAGATCTACCTTTGCAGTTTGGCTTGCGCCATCGCGCTGCTATTGGAGTAACAGAGGTTTCGGATGCTGTTGCTGTTATTGTATCGGAGGAAACAGGTGAAATATCATTTGCTAAAGATGGTAATGTCAATATGAATATTACGCATGAGGAATTGGCCGAATTACTTAAAGAAGAATTATAAATGCCCTTTTTCCAAAAAAAAGGCATTTATAACTTAATCCTATTTACTGGCTTCTTGAATAACCTGTGTATTTAATTTAACGTATTCTGTGTTGTTTTCTTTTTGAGCAATTTCTAGTCCTTTTTTTGCAGTAGCAATAGCACCTTTTTTATCACCAGCTTTTAACTGGATCTTTGCCTTCCAATAACGAATGTAAGGAGCTTCAGGATTTCCCTTTTCAGCTTCATTAGCCCACACCAATGCTTTATTGAGATCAAGATTGTTAGTTAGATAAAATTGTGCGGCTTGTAGATAAGGTTTTTTATCCCCTTTCATCGCTTCATCAATGTTTGCTAAGATTTCTTTAGTTTGATCTACTTTTATCGTAAACTTGGTATATGTATTTTCCCAAGCTAATGATAATGTCGCGGCATTAGTCGTTACATTCTCAAACTGCATGGTAAATGTTTCTACTTTGTTGGAAAGTTTTGTAGACTTAACATTAAAACGGAGCAAATCGTCTTTTTTATCGTATGTATAAGCTCCCCATT is a window encoding:
- a CDS encoding DUF2911 domain-containing protein, which produces MKKSILTLCAATLLTFSLSSTSFAQVKLPQASSTTSITQGLGIKNLSLSYQRPNINGRVIFGGLVPYNEVWRTGANNIPVIKFEEEVTIEGNKVPAGTYGILTIPTQGEWTIILTKNSNQWGAYTYDKKDDLLRFNVKSTKLSNKVETFTMQFENVTTNAATLSLAWENTYTKFTIKVDQTKEILANIDEAMKGDKKPYLQAAQFYLTNNLDLNKALVWANEAEKGNPEAPYIRYWKAKIQLKAGDKKGAIATAKKGLEIAQKENNTEYVKLNTQVIQEASK